The Anolis carolinensis isolate JA03-04 chromosome 2, rAnoCar3.1.pri, whole genome shotgun sequence genome has a window encoding:
- the fam3a gene encoding protein FAM3A isoform X1, which produces MRLAGPLRVVVIVLTAGLTWILVSIMLGTQSGFSRLQQLLSSPENSPTLDFAHLHRLKSVHSILDQIRVVPARSNSGNNIRRRKPRPKKYKCGLPRACPEHTLAFRITSGAANVIGPKICLEDKMLMSSVKNNVGRGLNIALVNGVNGDLIDAKYFDMWAGDVNELLKFIRPLHEGTLVFVASYDDPATKMNEETRKIFAELGSRIVQELAFRDSWVFVGAKGVQDKSPFEQHVKNSKSSNKYEGWPEALEMEGCIPQRTAYD; this is translated from the exons ATGAGACTAGCAG GCCCGCTTCGTGTCGTTGTGATTGTCTTGACAGCTGGATTGACCTGGATCCTTGTCAGTATCATGTTGGGCACTCAAAGTGGCTTCTCAAGGCTGCAGCAGCTTCTCAGCA GTCCTGAGAATTCTCCCACTTTAG ACTTTGCACATCTTCACCGTTTGAAAAGTGTCCACAGTATTCTTGATCAGATCAGAGTGGTACCGGCACGAAGTAATTCAGGCAACAACATTAGGCGTCGCA AGCCCAGGCCCAAGAAGTACAAGTGTGGCCTTCCTCGGGCCTGCCCAGAGCACACGTTGGCCTTCCGGATCACAAGTGGTGCAGCAAATGTCATTGGGCCCAAGATCTGCCTTGAGGATAAAAT GCTAATGAGTAGTGTGAAGAACAATGTTGGCCGGGGTCTAAATATTGCACTGGTGAATG GGGTGAATGGAGACCTGATTGATGCCAAATACTTTGACATGTGGGCGGGAG ATGTGAATGAACTGTTAAAATTCATCCGGCCGTTGCATGAGGGGACGCTGGTGTTCGTAGCCTCTTACGATGACCCCGCCACAAA AATGAATGAAGAGACCCGCAAAATCTTCGCAGAACTTGGCAGCAGAATTGTCCAGGAGCTTGCCTTTAGAGACAGCTGGGTCTTTGTGGGAGCCAAAGGGGTGCAGGACAAGAGTCCCTTTGAGCAG CATGTCAAAAACAGCAAGAGCTCCAACAAGTACGAGGGCTGGCCTGAGGCACTTGAGATGGAAGGCTGTATCCCACAGCGAACTGCATATGACTAG
- the fam3a gene encoding protein FAM3A isoform X2, giving the protein MRLAGPLRVVVIVLTAGLTWILVSIMLGTQSGFSRLQQLLSSPENSPTLEPRPKKYKCGLPRACPEHTLAFRITSGAANVIGPKICLEDKMLMSSVKNNVGRGLNIALVNGVNGDLIDAKYFDMWAGDVNELLKFIRPLHEGTLVFVASYDDPATKMNEETRKIFAELGSRIVQELAFRDSWVFVGAKGVQDKSPFEQHVKNSKSSNKYEGWPEALEMEGCIPQRTAYD; this is encoded by the exons ATGAGACTAGCAG GCCCGCTTCGTGTCGTTGTGATTGTCTTGACAGCTGGATTGACCTGGATCCTTGTCAGTATCATGTTGGGCACTCAAAGTGGCTTCTCAAGGCTGCAGCAGCTTCTCAGCA GTCCTGAGAATTCTCCCACTTTAG AGCCCAGGCCCAAGAAGTACAAGTGTGGCCTTCCTCGGGCCTGCCCAGAGCACACGTTGGCCTTCCGGATCACAAGTGGTGCAGCAAATGTCATTGGGCCCAAGATCTGCCTTGAGGATAAAAT GCTAATGAGTAGTGTGAAGAACAATGTTGGCCGGGGTCTAAATATTGCACTGGTGAATG GGGTGAATGGAGACCTGATTGATGCCAAATACTTTGACATGTGGGCGGGAG ATGTGAATGAACTGTTAAAATTCATCCGGCCGTTGCATGAGGGGACGCTGGTGTTCGTAGCCTCTTACGATGACCCCGCCACAAA AATGAATGAAGAGACCCGCAAAATCTTCGCAGAACTTGGCAGCAGAATTGTCCAGGAGCTTGCCTTTAGAGACAGCTGGGTCTTTGTGGGAGCCAAAGGGGTGCAGGACAAGAGTCCCTTTGAGCAG CATGTCAAAAACAGCAAGAGCTCCAACAAGTACGAGGGCTGGCCTGAGGCACTTGAGATGGAAGGCTGTATCCCACAGCGAACTGCATATGACTAG
- the fam3a gene encoding protein FAM3A isoform X3 encodes MGPENSPTLDFAHLHRLKSVHSILDQIRVVPARSNSGNNIRRRKPRPKKYKCGLPRACPEHTLAFRITSGAANVIGPKICLEDKMLMSSVKNNVGRGLNIALVNGVNGDLIDAKYFDMWAGDVNELLKFIRPLHEGTLVFVASYDDPATKMNEETRKIFAELGSRIVQELAFRDSWVFVGAKGVQDKSPFEQHVKNSKSSNKYEGWPEALEMEGCIPQRTAYD; translated from the exons ATGG GTCCTGAGAATTCTCCCACTTTAG ACTTTGCACATCTTCACCGTTTGAAAAGTGTCCACAGTATTCTTGATCAGATCAGAGTGGTACCGGCACGAAGTAATTCAGGCAACAACATTAGGCGTCGCA AGCCCAGGCCCAAGAAGTACAAGTGTGGCCTTCCTCGGGCCTGCCCAGAGCACACGTTGGCCTTCCGGATCACAAGTGGTGCAGCAAATGTCATTGGGCCCAAGATCTGCCTTGAGGATAAAAT GCTAATGAGTAGTGTGAAGAACAATGTTGGCCGGGGTCTAAATATTGCACTGGTGAATG GGGTGAATGGAGACCTGATTGATGCCAAATACTTTGACATGTGGGCGGGAG ATGTGAATGAACTGTTAAAATTCATCCGGCCGTTGCATGAGGGGACGCTGGTGTTCGTAGCCTCTTACGATGACCCCGCCACAAA AATGAATGAAGAGACCCGCAAAATCTTCGCAGAACTTGGCAGCAGAATTGTCCAGGAGCTTGCCTTTAGAGACAGCTGGGTCTTTGTGGGAGCCAAAGGGGTGCAGGACAAGAGTCCCTTTGAGCAG CATGTCAAAAACAGCAAGAGCTCCAACAAGTACGAGGGCTGGCCTGAGGCACTTGAGATGGAAGGCTGTATCCCACAGCGAACTGCATATGACTAG
- the fam3a gene encoding protein FAM3A isoform X4, with product MGPENSPTLEPRPKKYKCGLPRACPEHTLAFRITSGAANVIGPKICLEDKMLMSSVKNNVGRGLNIALVNGVNGDLIDAKYFDMWAGDVNELLKFIRPLHEGTLVFVASYDDPATKMNEETRKIFAELGSRIVQELAFRDSWVFVGAKGVQDKSPFEQHVKNSKSSNKYEGWPEALEMEGCIPQRTAYD from the exons ATGG GTCCTGAGAATTCTCCCACTTTAG AGCCCAGGCCCAAGAAGTACAAGTGTGGCCTTCCTCGGGCCTGCCCAGAGCACACGTTGGCCTTCCGGATCACAAGTGGTGCAGCAAATGTCATTGGGCCCAAGATCTGCCTTGAGGATAAAAT GCTAATGAGTAGTGTGAAGAACAATGTTGGCCGGGGTCTAAATATTGCACTGGTGAATG GGGTGAATGGAGACCTGATTGATGCCAAATACTTTGACATGTGGGCGGGAG ATGTGAATGAACTGTTAAAATTCATCCGGCCGTTGCATGAGGGGACGCTGGTGTTCGTAGCCTCTTACGATGACCCCGCCACAAA AATGAATGAAGAGACCCGCAAAATCTTCGCAGAACTTGGCAGCAGAATTGTCCAGGAGCTTGCCTTTAGAGACAGCTGGGTCTTTGTGGGAGCCAAAGGGGTGCAGGACAAGAGTCCCTTTGAGCAG CATGTCAAAAACAGCAAGAGCTCCAACAAGTACGAGGGCTGGCCTGAGGCACTTGAGATGGAAGGCTGTATCCCACAGCGAACTGCATATGACTAG
- the slc10a3 gene encoding P3 protein, protein MTQPILCTMSRPGLFFFQLFYLLVVGWAQGEALDSPYLIIGDGTISEFSFPEHSQGVLLVSSRYQGPETLLMAESLEPTVVVVENVSASWGGGFLVGFQSGLVGLAPLQLRLLDQSHRLIEERADFRIRVHASDPELVVRSGLGHFSENPILYALLPLIFLNKCAFGCKVEVEALQTLVRQPHPVLLGILGQFVVMPLYGYLMSVAFSLPKPLALGLVISCSSPGGGGGYLYSLLLGGDVTVAISMTLLSTVAATGLMPLSSTCYGWLLGAHETLHVPFLKIFITLLFIAVPISSGMLVKCKLPRLSRLLLLLIKPFSFTLIVGGLFMAYHMGAFILTNVQPPIVLAGVTVPIFGLLLGYLLAWCLRLPGPQRRTVSIEVGVQNSLLALAVLQLSFQRAQADFASQAPFIVALSSTSEMLLLVLGNLAYSKLCSSGS, encoded by the coding sequence ATGACTCAGCCAATCCTTTGCACCATGTCCAGGCCAGGCCTCTTCTTTTTCCAGCTCTTCTATCTCTTGGTGGTTGGCTGGGCCCAAGGAGAGGCTCTTGACAGCCCTTACCTTATCATAGGCGATGGGACCATTTCGGAATTCAGCTTCCCTGAGCACAGCCAGGGTGTCTTGCTGGTGTCCTCCCGCTATCAGGGACCTGAAACTTTGCTGATGGCAGAGTCCCTGGAGCCGACAGTGGTGGTTGTTGAGAACGTCAGTGCCTCCTGGGGCGGAGGGTTTCTGGTTGGATTTCAGTCTGGCCTGGTTGGCCTGGCACCGCTGCAGCTGCGCTTGTTGGATCAGAGCCACCGCCTCATTGAAGAACGTGCAGATTTCCGGATCCGGGTCCACGCTAGTGATCCGGAGCTGGTGGTCCGGTCGGGACTGGGCCATTTCTCAGAGAACCCCATCCTCTATGCCCTCCTGCCCCTGATCTTCCTCAACAAATGTGCATTTGGCTGCAAGGTGGAGGTAGAGGCCTTGCAAACCCTTGTGCGGCAGCCCCACCCAGTCCTGCTGGGTATATTGGGCCAGTTTGTGGTCATGCCCTTGTATGGCTACCTCATGTCTGTGGCCTTCTCGTTGCCGAAGCCCCTGGCCTTGGGATTAGTAATTTCCTGCTCCTCGCCTGGCGGTGGAGGCGGCTACCTGTACAGTCTCCTTCTGGGCGGAGATGTCACGGTGGCCATCTCCATGACTCTCCTGTCCACCGTGGCGGCCACTGGGCTCATGCCTCTCTCATCGACCTGCTACGGCTGGTTGCTTGGTGCACACGAGACCCTCCATGTGCCCTTCCTCAAGATCTTCATCACCCTCCTCTTCATCGCGGTCCCCATCTCCTCTGGGATGCTGGTCAAATGTAAGCTGCCCCGCCTCTCtcgcctgctgctgctcctgattaagcctttcagcttcacgcTCATTGTAGGGGGACTCTTTATGGCTTACCACATGGGAGCTTTCATCCTGACCAATGTGCAGCCTCCCATTGTGTTGGCAGGGGTCACTGTGCCTATCTTTGGCCTACTGCTAGGCTACCTCCTGGCTTGGTGTTTGAGGTTGCCTGGGCCACAGCGCCGGACGGTTAGCATCGAGGTGGGGGTGCAAAACAGCCTGCTGGCCCTGGCTGTGCTCCAGCTCTCCTTCCAACGAGCCCAGGCTGACTTTGCTTCACAAGCTCCTTTCATTGTGGCCCTGAGCAGCACCTCAGAGATGTTGCTGCTGGTTTTGGGGAACTTGGCCTACAGTAAACTCTGCTCAAGTGGCTCTTGA